ATGACCTGTGCGATGCAATCTGGTTTCGCCAGGGCGAGCGAGTTTACGAATTGTCAGTAGGCGACCGCGTCGATCTCGCCTTTGCTCTACAGGCCAATACCTGGCAGGGCAGAACCAATGTGCAAATGCTGGTAGAGGACATGCGCTTGTCGAACCTTCGCGATTAGCCAATTTCCCGGAGGTATTTAATGGGCATTGCTGAAAAATTAAACGTGGGCATTGTGGGGGCTGCCGGGCGTGGGGGCAGTTTTCGAGTCGCTTTTGAAGCACATGAAACAGCCCGCATTCACGCGGTATGCGATATACGCGAAGAGGAACTCGACGCTGCTGCTGAACGATTGGGAGCCTCTGAAAAATACGCGGACTACGAAACCATGCTCGCGCGCTCTGAACTCGATGCAGTCGTCATCGGCACGCCCATGCATTTTCACGCTCAGCAAGCAATTGAGGCACTGCATCGCAACATCCACGTCTTGAGCGAAGTCACAGCCGGGGTCTCCGTGGAGGAATGCCGCGCCCTGGTACACGCCGCTACATCGTCAAAAGCACTCTATATGATGGCAGAAAATTACACCTACACCCGCCCCAATGTACTGGTAAAAGAACTCGTGCGGCGGGGTTTGTTCGGCGATGTATATTACGGAGAAGGAGAGTATTTGCACGAATTAAAAGCCCTGAATGAAATCACAAAATGGCGGCGCAAGTGGCAAACGGGCATCGATGGTGTCACCTATTGCACGCACAGCCTGGGGCCTCTCTTGCAATGGATGCCGGGAGACCGCGTGGCGCGCGTGTGTTGTGCGGGCAGCGGACACCATTACACAGACCCGCGGGGAGACCAGTATGAAAATCAAGATTCGTGCGTCATGTTGTGCCAGATGGCGAGCGGCGGGCTGGTAAAAATCCGGGTAGATATGCTATCGGAACGCCCCCACGCAACCGGCAATTTTCAACTGCAAGGGACAAAAGGGTGTTACGAATCGGCGCGAGAGCGCGGCGGTGTCAATCGCATATGGCTTGAAGATATCTGCGGCGAAAAAAATGAATGGATAGATCTGACAGATCTGGAAGAAGACTATCTACCCGACATGTGGCGCGACCCCTCTGAAGCGGCATTAAAAGCCGGACACGGCGGGGGTGACTATTTCGAAATCATGGATTTTATTCAAAGCATCAACGGCGAAATCGCCTGTCCAATTGGCATTCACGAAGCCATGGACATGACCTTACCGGGACTAATCAGTCAACAGTCAATTGTGCAAGATGGCGCGTGGCTATACGTACCCGACTCGCGCA
This Gemmatimonadota bacterium DNA region includes the following protein-coding sequences:
- a CDS encoding Gfo/Idh/MocA family oxidoreductase — encoded protein: MGIAEKLNVGIVGAAGRGGSFRVAFEAHETARIHAVCDIREEELDAAAERLGASEKYADYETMLARSELDAVVIGTPMHFHAQQAIEALHRNIHVLSEVTAGVSVEECRALVHAATSSKALYMMAENYTYTRPNVLVKELVRRGLFGDVYYGEGEYLHELKALNEITKWRRKWQTGIDGVTYCTHSLGPLLQWMPGDRVARVCCAGSGHHYTDPRGDQYENQDSCVMLCQMASGGLVKIRVDMLSERPHATGNFQLQGTKGCYESARERGGVNRIWLEDICGEKNEWIDLTDLEEDYLPDMWRDPSEAALKAGHGGGDYFEIMDFIQSINGEIACPIGIHEAMDMTLPGLISQQSIVQDGAWLYVPDSRTWAKE